Genomic segment of Myxococcus stipitatus:
GATGAAGTAGACGAGCAGCGGCGGGATGATGCCGAACATCAACACCGCCAGCGTGCCCAACAGCAGCGAGGGCCGGAACACCGCCACGTGGCGGCGCGCGACGAACAGCTCGAACCCCAGCTTCAGGTCCACGCGCCCGCTGCCCGCGGCGATGAAGCCCGTGTTGATACCCAGCACCAGCGCGAGCACCAGCGCCGTGAAGGTCAGCCAGTACGCCAGCTCCGGCCGGCCAATCAGCCCCGCCACATACGTCACCTCGCGCAGCCGGTAGCCGAGCGAGGCCTGGAGCCTGGGGATGTGGTCCAGCAGCGTGAGGAGGATGGGGACGGGCAGGCCCAGGTAGAAGACGCCGATGGTGGCTTCCGGCAGCGCCAGCCGCTGGGCGCGAGAGGCCCCGATGAAGCCGGACACGAAGGCGACGAAGGCCGCTCCCACCAGCGAGATGCCGAACGCGACGGTGGGTGGCATGGCCAGCCCCCCGCCCGCGTCCCGCGCGATGCCCAGCTCCGTGGAGGGCACGCCGCTGGACAGCATCGTCTGCAGGAAGATGTAGACCATCTCCGCCAGCAGGACACCGCCGCCGTAGGCCCCCAGCGTGCTCCAGTAGAAGTCACGGTAGCGCGCCAGGCGCGGATACAGCGGCGCCCCGGCCGCGGGGCTCGGCCCTCCGGTGGGCTCCGGCGCGCGCCGGATTCCCAGGGCCACCAGTCCCCAGCCCGCCACCCAGACCACGGCCCCCAGCAGCAGGAACCCTGGCCGGCCCAGCACCAGGGACTCCTTCACGGCCGCCTGCGCCGGCAGGAGCACCGACCCGTTCACCGCCTGGGCCACCCCACCCCACCCGAAGAGGGACAGACCCAGGAAGGAGCCCACTTCCGCCCAGGCACCGGACGCGGAGATGGACACCCCCAGGAGGATGAACCCCACCAAGGCGACAAGAGCCCCGGCCCAGATGAAGCTCCAGCGGTGGACGGTCTGCCGTTCTGCCGAGTGCACGAGGCCTCCTGGCTACTTCGCCAGTGGCTTGAGGAGTGGGAACAGGATGACGTCGCGGATGCTCTGAGAATCCGTGAACAACATCGCGAGCCGATCAATCCCGATTCCCTGGCCGGCCGTGGGCGGCATGCCGTGCTCGAGTGCTCGGATGTAGTCCTCGTCGTAGTCCATCGTCTCCTGCTGGCCGCGCTTCTTCGCGTCGAGCTGGGCCAGGAAGCGCCCCTTCTGGTCCAGGGGGTCGTTCAGCTCGGAGAACGCGTTCGCGATTTCGCGCCCGGCCACGTACAGCTCGAAGCGGTCCGCGAAGTCCGGGTTCTGGTCGCTCCTGCGGGCCAGCGGGGAGACCGCGGTGGGGAAATGGGTGATGAAGGTGGGATGAATCAGGGTGTGCTCGACGTGGGCCTCGAAGAGCGCGCCCACCAGCTCCCCGTGGTTCATCGTCTCGATGGCCCGGCGCTCGGCCTCGCCGCGCGTCGTCTTGAGCAGCTCGTGGCGGAGCTTGTCGGGGTCCGACATGTCCTTGTCGGTCAGCGCGCCGCCCACGCCCTCGCGGATGGCCTCCGTCATGGAGATGCGCTTCCAGCCCTTGCCGAAGTCGAGCACGTGCTCGCCGTACTTCACCTTCGTGTCGCCGGTGACGGCCTTGGCCGCCTCGGAGATCATCTCCTCGCTCAGGTCCATCAGGTCTTCGTACGTGGCGTACGCCTGATAGAACTCGAGCATCGTGAACTCGGGGTTGTGCCGGGTGCTGATGCCCTCGTTGCGGAAGTTCCGGTTCACCTCGTAGACGCGCTCCAGGCCGCCCACCACCAGTCGCTTCAGGTACAGCTCTGGAGCGATGCGCATGTACAGGTCGATGTCGAGCGCGTTGTGGTGCGTGGTGAAGGGCCGCGCCGCCGCACCCGACACGAGCGGGTGCATCATCGGCGTCTCCACCTCGACGAAGTCCCGCGCGTCGAGGAAGTCGCGGATGAAGCGGATGAGCTTGTTGCGCCGGAGGAAGGTCTGCTTCACGTCCGGGTTGGACACGAGGTCCAGGTAGCGCTGGCGGTAGCGGATCTCCACGTCCGTCAGGCCGTGCCACTTCTCGGGCATCGGGCGCAGGGACTTGGTGAGCGGCGAGAACTTCGTCGCGGCCAGCGTCAACTCGCCCGTCTTCGAGCGGAACAACGTGCCCGTGGCGGAGAGGAAGTCACCCAGGTCGCACAGCTTGAAGACCTCGTAGGTCTCCGCCAGCGCGTCCTTCTTCATGTGGATCTGGATCTCGCCGGAGCGATCTCTCAGCTTGATGAAGGCGGCCTTGCCGAACGAGCGCATCGCGACGAGGCGGCCGGCGACGTCGTACGTGACGGGCGTCTGCTCGAGAGACTCGGCGGTGTCGTCGGCGTGTTTCGCGAGGATGTCCGCGGCGAGGTGCTGAGGGCGGTGGCCGTTGCCATACGGGTTGAAGCCCGCCTCCCGCCACTTCGCGGCCTTCTCCAGCCGCTGGTCGTAGATTTCCTGCTCCTTCGAGCCCAGGTCGTTGTTCTGGTCGTCAGCCATCGCGCGCCCTTCCAAGAGGCGCGGCACCGTAGCCAAGCCTCCCTCGGGACGCAACGCAACACATCGGGAAGGTTCAGGGGGCCGCCAACACCAGGAAGGCGGCCACGGCCACGGCGAGCAGGATGGGGATGAGGATTTCAACGGGGAAGCGGTGCTGCATATGAGCCATGTGCAGGCCCCGCAGACCGAAGCGCCGCTGCCGACGCACGCGAGTCATCACCACCGAGGCCAGCGCGGGCGGCGCCTTCTCCCGCTCCACGTTTTGAAGACGTCGCACCGTGCGCGAATATCCCTCCCACCCGTGGCGGCACTCATCGCAGCCATCCAGGTGCGAGCGCACCGCCTGCGCCTGAGGGGCAGGCAGCTCGTCGTCGGCGAGCGCGAGGAACAGGGCCCTCGCCTCGCGGTGGTTCATCCGCGGGTCCACGTCTGGAAGTTTGCGATGGAAACCACTCATGGCTCAAGCCGCCCCAGGAGGTTCGCCAGCTTTTCACGCGCCCGGTGGAGCCGGCTCTTCACCGTGCCCTCGGGCAGCTCCGTGATGTCCACGATTTCGTCGTAGCTCAGCCCTTCGATGTCGCGCAGCACCACCAGCATGCGCGCGTCGGTGTCGAGCTGGGAGATGGCCCACTGCACCCGGGCCCGCTCGCGCGCGGACTCCAGCGCGACATCGGGCGTGGGCGGGGCCCCCGGGCCGTCCACCCAGGAAGCGCTCGCCTCGTCGTACTCCTCCGAGCGGCCCCGGCCCCGGCGCTTCAGGTACTTCAGCCGGTTGATGCAGTGGTTCTTGGTGATGCGGAACAGCCAGGTGGACAGCCGGGAGTCCTCGCGGAAGCGGCGGACGTTCTGGTGCACGCTGACGAAGATCTCCTGCACCAGGTCATGCGCCTCCTCCCGGTCGCCCACCATGCGGACGCAGAAGTCGTAGAGCCGGTCCTGGTGCAGGTGCACCAGCTGCTCGAAGGCGTCGGAGTCGCCCTGACGCAGCCGGGCCAGCAGCGCCGCGTCGTCGCGCCGAGCCTCGGCCGCCGCGCCAGCGGACCCGTCCTGTCCGATTTCGAGCACCCCGCCCGGTTGCACCGGTGTCCTCCCGCGACGGCCATCCCAGAAAGGAGGGCCTGGCCCCTGAAGCCTATCCGTTCCCCTTCCCCGCCGCGCGTCCGACACCGCGGCGGGAAAAAGGTTCCCGGAACTTCGTCGAGGGCCGGCGAGGCGGGGGGGTGCCCGCCTCCGCCGGTCGGGAGGCTCAGTCCAACGCCGCGTTGCGGTTGGGGTTCTTCACGCCCAACAGCTGCGCGGTGATGAACTCCTCCAGGTCGCCATCCAGCACGGAGTCCACGTTGCCCGTCTCCACGCCGGTGCGCAGGTCCTTCGCCATGCGGTAGGGGGCCAGGACGTAGGAGCGGATCTGCGAGCCGAAGGAGATGTCCTTCTTCGCGGCCTCGGCGGCGTCGCGCGCGGCCTCGCGCTTCTTCATCTCCAGCTCGTACAGGCGGCCGCGCAGGATCTTGAAGGCCATGTCCTTGTTGGCCGACTGCGAGCGCTCCGTCTGGCAGGTGATGATGATGCCCGTGGGCAGGTGGCGCAGCTGCGCGGTGGAGGACGTCTTGTTCACCTTCTGTCCACCGGCGCCGCCGCCGCGGATGAACTTCAGCTCGATGTCCTTCTCCGGGATGTCGATTTGAATCGTGTCGTCGACCTCCGGATAGACGTCCACTGAAGCAAACGCCGTCTGGCGCCGCGCGTTGGCGTCGAACGGGGAGATGCGCACCAGCCGGTGCACGCCCACCTCGGCCTTGAGGTAGCCGTAGGCGAAGTCGCCCTCGATGCGCAGCGAGACGTTCTTGAAGCCCGCCTCTTCGCCCGGCACCTCGTCGCTGATCTCGACCTTCCAGCCCTTGGCCTCGCAGTAGCGCGAGTACATGCGCAGCAGCATCGCCGCCCAGTCCATCGAGTCGGTGCCACCGGCGCCGGCGTTGATGTCCATGAAGCAGCTGCTGCGGTCCTGCTCGCCGGACAGCATGCGCGCCAGCTCCAGCTTCGCGACCTCGGCGTCCAGCCCCTCCAGCGAGGCCTCCGCCTCCTGGGCCGTGGCCTCGTCCGCGGCCTCCGCCGCCAGCTCCAGCAGCGTCTGCGCGTCATCCAGGCCGCGCATCACCTTGTCGTAGGCGCCGACGCTGAGCTCCAGCGTGGACTTCTCCTTCAACATCGCCTGGGCCTTGGTGTTGTCGTCCCAGAAGTTCGGCAGCGTGCTGTCACGCTCAATCAACGCAATGCGGGACCGCTTGCGGTCCAGGTCAAAGATGCCCCCGGAGCGCCAACACGCGCTCCCTGAGGCCGTTGATCTTCTCCATCGAATCGTTCGCCATGTTCGTGCTTCCTCGTCGGGCGCGCGGTGCCACCAGCGGTCACCCCGCGCGAAGGGGTTGAAACGAAAAGTCGTCAGGGGGACTTGAGCGAAACCACGGCCTCGTCCCGTGGTGCTGACACGCGGGCCGCGCCCGTGAAACGCGCCAGGAGCCGGTCCAGGCCGAACGCCCCCGCCAGCCCCAGGGAGATGGGGAGGATGAGCGCGATGAGCCGCCAGTTGTCCTGGTCGAAGGGCGGCAGGACCTTGAGCACCACCCCCAACACCCCTAGCGCCGCCAGCACGCCCCAGAGCTTGAACAGGCGCGCGCGCGTCTTCGGGTTCTTGCCCCGCATGAGCGAGATGCCCCAGGGCACCGCCATCAGCGTCAACGGGTTGGCCAGGAACAGGTTCTCGTTGCGGTACGTCACCGTGTGGTCGGTCACCCACCCCATGACGAAGAGGGCCGTTCCGGGAATCCCCAGCACCAGCCCGAGGAGCGCGTTCTCCAGCCCCAGGACCACTCGCGCCAGCCGGCTTCCCTGCCGCGCCCAGGCCGCGAGCCCGAGCGCCCCGCCGCCCAGCGCCAGGCCCAGCGCCAGAATCCACGGCCCCCAAGGGGGCGGCTCCGCGGGAGGACGCGCGCGGTCGGGAGACAGGTAGTAGTTCCACTGCCGCGCCACCAGGGGCCTCGACTGGCCCTGTGCGTCCTTCACCTGAAGCGACGCCACCTGCGCCTCCAGCTCGTCCGGGAGGAAGGCCTCCTCCCAGCGAGTGATGGGGCGGTCGATTTCGTCGTTCATCATGAAGTCGAGCAGCACGCTCATGGGCGGGTTCGGCGCCGTGTAGCGCCGCGTGTGCTCGCGCAGCGTCATCCGCCCCGGAGCCCGGTCGGCCTCGCGGAGCTGGCCACCGGTGGCCACGTCAATCATGTCGCGCAGTCGCGTGACACAGTTGTCGTTGTAGTGGTGATACAGATACTCGCGATTCTCGGGCAGGACGTTGTCGGCCAGCCGCTTGGAGACCTGGAGCCGCTGCTCCATCGTCAGGTTCAGCTCCTGGATGCGGACGTCCCGGTCCTCGGCGCGGTAGTAGCGGTAGGTGCCGTCCACCCGGGCCTGGCCCACCCAGAACTCCAGGCGCCCCATCGCGAAGCGGGCCAGCATCGCGTCGTCGAAGGAGAACATCCCGTAGTTGTAGACACGGGCCACGCCCAGCCGGCGGTCCTCCACCACGAGCGAGCCGTGGCCCCACCAGGACGGCACGTCATCGCCCGGACTGAAGGTCACCAGCGAGACGACAAGGTCCTCGGCCTGACTCTCGCCCGTTCCCCAGGGCGGCACGGCGTTCGTTTGCGCACGAGCGGGCGCCGCGAGCAACGAGCCGAGCAGGCAAAGGACGATGAGCGACAAGCGGAGCATGGCGATGTCCAACACGCGGGAGGCGGACTACCTATCACGCGCGCCGCGCGACTCAATCGGCAGGATGGCGGAATGTCCGCCAGGGGGCCATGCGAGGCCCCTACATCAGACTTCTCGCCCTCCGGGCCTTCGCATCCACCTGGAGAGAGTCCGCCACCATACCTCGCTCGCCCAGGAGCTCTTCTTCCAGCGCGGCCATCCGCTTCGCGTCGCGAGGACGCTCATGGTCATGACCCAACAGATGCAGCAGGCCGTGCGCCAGATAACGCGCCATCTCCGACTCCAGCGTGCGGCCGTACTCCTTCGCCTGCCGCTTCGCCGTGTCCAGCGAGATGACCACGTCCCCAAGCGGACGCGGGCCCGGCGTCCCCCGGGGCAGCTCTCCCGCGGGGAAGCTCAGCACGTCCGTCGCCTTGTCCTTGTCCCGCCAGGTGCGGTTGAGGCGACGGATGGCCCGGTCATCCACCACGGACAGGGACAGCTCGCAGTCGGTCAGCGACAGCCGTCGCAGGTAGTCGCGAGACCACGCCGTCAGCTGCCGGCCCCACTCCTTGCCCTGCGTGTGCGCCACCTGCACCGTCACCACGTTCTCCTGCGCGCGGGGCGCGGGCGGCTCGATGTGCGCCCGCTCCGGCTTGAAGGCGGGAGCGCAGATGGACCAGTAGTCACACGCGCCCTTGCCGTCGTTGCGATACACCACGCGCTTGCCGCGCGGCACCAGGCCCACCTCGCCCGCGGCGATGCGCTCCCGGCGGCCTTCCACCACCAGCGTCAGCTCACCCTTGAGAACGAGGACGACCTCGTCGAACTCCGGCCGCTGCGCGGGCTCGGACCAGCCGGGGGGCGCGAGCATCCGCGCCACCGACGCTGAATCCGTGCCCGTGGTCGCCGCGCCCACGAACTCCTCGATGCGCTTGCCGTCATC
This window contains:
- the lysS gene encoding lysine--tRNA ligase — its product is MADDQNNDLGSKEQEIYDQRLEKAAKWREAGFNPYGNGHRPQHLAADILAKHADDTAESLEQTPVTYDVAGRLVAMRSFGKAAFIKLRDRSGEIQIHMKKDALAETYEVFKLCDLGDFLSATGTLFRSKTGELTLAATKFSPLTKSLRPMPEKWHGLTDVEIRYRQRYLDLVSNPDVKQTFLRRNKLIRFIRDFLDARDFVEVETPMMHPLVSGAAARPFTTHHNALDIDLYMRIAPELYLKRLVVGGLERVYEVNRNFRNEGISTRHNPEFTMLEFYQAYATYEDLMDLSEEMISEAAKAVTGDTKVKYGEHVLDFGKGWKRISMTEAIREGVGGALTDKDMSDPDKLRHELLKTTRGEAERRAIETMNHGELVGALFEAHVEHTLIHPTFITHFPTAVSPLARRSDQNPDFADRFELYVAGREIANAFSELNDPLDQKGRFLAQLDAKKRGQQETMDYDEDYIRALEHGMPPTAGQGIGIDRLAMLFTDSQSIRDVILFPLLKPLAK
- a CDS encoding zf-HC2 domain-containing protein, which translates into the protein MSGFHRKLPDVDPRMNHREARALFLALADDELPAPQAQAVRSHLDGCDECRHGWEGYSRTVRRLQNVEREKAPPALASVVMTRVRRQRRFGLRGLHMAHMQHRFPVEILIPILLAVAVAAFLVLAAP
- a CDS encoding sigma-70 family RNA polymerase sigma factor is translated as MQPGGVLEIGQDGSAGAAAEARRDDAALLARLRQGDSDAFEQLVHLHQDRLYDFCVRMVGDREEAHDLVQEIFVSVHQNVRRFREDSRLSTWLFRITKNHCINRLKYLKRRGRGRSEEYDEASASWVDGPGAPPTPDVALESARERARVQWAISQLDTDARMLVVLRDIEGLSYDEIVDITELPEGTVKSRLHRAREKLANLLGRLEP
- the prfB gene encoding peptide chain release factor 2 (programmed frameshift); translated protein: MANDSMEKINGLRERVLALRGHLDLDRKRSRIALIERDSTLPNFWDDNTKAQAMLKEKSTLELSVGAYDKVMRGLDDAQTLLELAAEAADEATAQEAEASLEGLDAEVAKLELARMLSGEQDRSSCFMDINAGAGGTDSMDWAAMLLRMYSRYCEAKGWKVEISDEVPGEEAGFKNVSLRIEGDFAYGYLKAEVGVHRLVRISPFDANARRQTAFASVDVYPEVDDTIQIDIPEKDIELKFIRGGGAGGQKVNKTSSTAQLRHLPTGIIITCQTERSQSANKDMAFKILRGRLYELEMKKREAARDAAEAAKKDISFGSQIRSYVLAPYRMAKDLRTGVETGNVDSVLDGDLEEFITAQLLGVKNPNRNAALD
- a CDS encoding DUF4105 domain-containing protein, yielding MLRLSLIVLCLLGSLLAAPARAQTNAVPPWGTGESQAEDLVVSLVTFSPGDDVPSWWGHGSLVVEDRRLGVARVYNYGMFSFDDAMLARFAMGRLEFWVGQARVDGTYRYYRAEDRDVRIQELNLTMEQRLQVSKRLADNVLPENREYLYHHYNDNCVTRLRDMIDVATGGQLREADRAPGRMTLREHTRRYTAPNPPMSVLLDFMMNDEIDRPITRWEEAFLPDELEAQVASLQVKDAQGQSRPLVARQWNYYLSPDRARPPAEPPPWGPWILALGLALGGGALGLAAWARQGSRLARVVLGLENALLGLVLGIPGTALFVMGWVTDHTVTYRNENLFLANPLTLMAVPWGISLMRGKNPKTRARLFKLWGVLAALGVLGVVLKVLPPFDQDNWRLIALILPISLGLAGAFGLDRLLARFTGAARVSAPRDEAVVSLKSP
- the ybeY gene encoding rRNA maturation RNase YbeY, producing the protein MRLRKGKVIPRDDGKRIEEFVGAATTGTDSASVARMLAPPGWSEPAQRPEFDEVVLVLKGELTLVVEGRRERIAAGEVGLVPRGKRVVYRNDGKGACDYWSICAPAFKPERAHIEPPAPRAQENVVTVQVAHTQGKEWGRQLTAWSRDYLRRLSLTDCELSLSVVDDRAIRRLNRTWRDKDKATDVLSFPAGELPRGTPGPRPLGDVVISLDTAKRQAKEYGRTLESEMARYLAHGLLHLLGHDHERPRDAKRMAALEEELLGERGMVADSLQVDAKARRARSLM